One part of the Musa acuminata AAA Group cultivar baxijiao chromosome BXJ1-5, Cavendish_Baxijiao_AAA, whole genome shotgun sequence genome encodes these proteins:
- the LOC135674171 gene encoding probable E3 ubiquitin-protein ligase RHY1A isoform X2, whose amino-acid sequence MIMAGMLPGVECARRRRFQNGGSVDSLTSCSRRSAFPLCTTGHDMHPSSSISMRSIMNKEIHEEALGHAAREARERLDARLRIKRHNSLGCMKLGKSEGCSHGRLHRILGSVQRQVFSSKKSTRKFSWSKLRWKASEQADCAVCLEDFQEGDMLVHLPCAHRFHWNCVLPWLESSSHCPCCRMTIFLG is encoded by the exons ATGATCATGGCCGGCATGCTCCCCGGCGTGGAGTGCGCCCGGCGGCGGCGATTCCAGAACGGTGGCTCCGTCGACTCCCTAACCAGCTGCTCAAGGAGATCAGCCTTTCCCCTTTGCACAACCGGGCATGACATGCATCCCAGCAGTAGCATCTCCATG AGATCCATCATGAACAAGGAGATCCACGAAGAGGCACTTGGACATGCTGCTAGGGAAGCCAGGGAGAGGTTGGATGCAAGACTGAGGATCAAAAG GCACAACAGCTTGGGATGCATGAAGCTGGGCAAGAGCGAAGGGTGCAGCCATGGACGGCTGCACAGGATCCTTGGCAGCGTGCAGAGGCAGGTGTTCTCTTCCAAGAAGAGCACCAGGAAGTTTAGCTGGAGCAAGTTGAGGTGGAAGGCATCAGAGCAAGCAGATTGTGCAGTGTGCTTGGAGGATTTCCAGGAAGGAGACATGTTGGTTCACCTGCCATGCGCTCACAGGTTCCACTGGAATTGTGTGCTGCCATGGCTGGAAAGCAGCTCCCATTGCCCATGCTGCAGAATGACAATCTTTCTTGGATAG
- the LOC135674171 gene encoding uncharacterized protein LOC135674171 isoform X1 → MIMAGMLPGVECARRRRFQNGGSVDSLTSCSRRSAFPLCTTGHDMHPSSSISMQRSIMNKEIHEEALGHAAREARERLDARLRIKRHNSLGCMKLGKSEGCSHGRLHRILGSVQRQVFSSKKSTRKFSWSKLRWKASEQADCAVCLEDFQEGDMLVHLPCAHRFHWNCVLPWLESSSHCPCCRMTIFLG, encoded by the exons ATGATCATGGCCGGCATGCTCCCCGGCGTGGAGTGCGCCCGGCGGCGGCGATTCCAGAACGGTGGCTCCGTCGACTCCCTAACCAGCTGCTCAAGGAGATCAGCCTTTCCCCTTTGCACAACCGGGCATGACATGCATCCCAGCAGTAGCATCTCCATG CAGAGATCCATCATGAACAAGGAGATCCACGAAGAGGCACTTGGACATGCTGCTAGGGAAGCCAGGGAGAGGTTGGATGCAAGACTGAGGATCAAAAG GCACAACAGCTTGGGATGCATGAAGCTGGGCAAGAGCGAAGGGTGCAGCCATGGACGGCTGCACAGGATCCTTGGCAGCGTGCAGAGGCAGGTGTTCTCTTCCAAGAAGAGCACCAGGAAGTTTAGCTGGAGCAAGTTGAGGTGGAAGGCATCAGAGCAAGCAGATTGTGCAGTGTGCTTGGAGGATTTCCAGGAAGGAGACATGTTGGTTCACCTGCCATGCGCTCACAGGTTCCACTGGAATTGTGTGCTGCCATGGCTGGAAAGCAGCTCCCATTGCCCATGCTGCAGAATGACAATCTTTCTTGGATAG
- the LOC135674172 gene encoding uncharacterized protein LOC135674172 isoform X4 — protein sequence MGSGSSRMAPRLPRHRPRRRPRLGLAAFLCGGAAAVSAASTSSSGSSQIEDMPTEKSVSQARLDGSVLNSNIQISVKESSLNFSQDHRPSSSTNENMRNNQSNNGINWDGSETSCLEMFQPERTYGLPSTSRKPVDNVDAALATVSEVANCANGSSHSSPSFSRSIHQPELGDLHANEIVNPSDDVVGNHGTNTDYVSVIPRLSSTLHFSSEDHLGATSSGSDAQTSTGSENNGLGYQDRWLLDIDGHAFRDGVEDDSLYLRQRHHGLNGVSWHTRSEIRERLHSGSNNNDGQASSCPSGLHQDGTCSCTLLMTEVSSTRASIARIFVLAEALFEVLDEIHRQPGSLSLSVVSVPALESVVNSLPSKIHKKLDTALSKNDVEQCYICLADYEDGDVVRILPCHHEYHMACVDKWLKEIHGVCPLCRGDVTEAVTESFISNS from the exons ATGGGTTCAGGAAGCAGTCGCATGGCCCCGCGGTTGCCGCGCCACCGGCCGCGACGCCGGCCGAGGCTCGGGCTCGCCGCCTTCCTCTGCGGCGGAGCCGCGGCCGTCTCTgccgcctccacctcctcctccggctCCTCTCAG ATTGAAGATATGCCAACGGAGAAATCAGTCAGTCAAGCAAGACTGGATGGTTCTGTATTAAATTCTAATATCCAGATCTCAGTCAAGGAGTCTTCATTAAACTTTTCACAAGACCATAGGCCTTCTAGCTCCACCAATGAAAACATGAGAAATAATCAAAGCAATAATGGCATCAATTGGGACGGCTCGGAAACCTCTTGCCTGGAGATGTTCCAACCTGAGAGGACTTATGGTCTACCAAGTACCTCGAGGAAACCAGTTGATAATGTTGATGCCGCTTTAGCAACGGTATCAGAGGTTGCTAATTGTGCAAATGGTAGTTCCCATAGCTCGCCAAGTTTCTCACGTAGCATACATCAACCTGAGCTTGGAGATTTACATGCAAATGAGATTGTTAACCCCTCAGATGATGTTGTGGGAAACCACGGTACCAATACGGATTACGTTTCTGTTATTCCAAGGTTATCCTCAACTTTGCATTTTTCAAGTGAAGATCATctaggtgcaacctcttctggttCAGATGCCCAAACATCAACTGGATCAG AGAATAATGGTCTAGGATATCAGGACAGGTGGCTACTAGACATTGATGGTCATGCTTTTAGAGATGGGGTTGAAGATGATTCATTATACTTACGGCAGAGACACCATGGACTAAATGGAGTCAGTTGGCATACGAGATCTGAG ATAAGGGAGCGTCTTCATTCTGGATCTAATAATAATGATGGACAAGCATCTTCCTGTCCATCAGGTCTCCACCAAGATGGCACATGCTCTTGCACATTGTTAATGACTGAAGTGTCGAGCACCCGAGCCAGTATTGCACGAATTTTTGTGTTAGCTGAAGCTTTATTTGAG GTTTTGGATGAAATTCATCGCCAGCCTGGATCACTGTCACTTTCTGTGGTCTCAGTCCCAGCACTGGAATCAGTTGTCAACTCCTTGCCatcaaagattcacaaaaagcTCGACactgctttgagcaaaaatgatgTGGAACA ATGTTACATCTGCCTGGCTGATTATGAGGATGGAGACGTGGTGCGAATACTTCCCTGCCACCATGAATATCACATGGCCTGTGTCGATAAATGGCTCAAAGAAATTCATGG TGTATGCCCTCTGTGCCGCGGCGATGTTACGGAAGCTGTTACAGAGAGTTTTATCTCCAACTCATAA
- the LOC135674172 gene encoding uncharacterized protein LOC135674172 isoform X3: MPTEKSVSQARLDGSVLNSNIQISVKESSLNFSQDHRPSSSTNENMRNNQSNNGINWDGSETSCLEMFQPERTYGLPSTSRKPVDNVDAALATVSEVANCANGSSHSSPSFSRSIHQPELGDLHANEIVNPSDDVVGNHGTNTDYVSVIPRLSSTLHFSSEDHLGATSSGSDAQTSTGSGEQRNGSLLHVDLVSVSSDVPSGSGEEISSESRRNTRRHFWDAFSRHSSMTVDSATLSSISENNGLGYQDRWLLDIDGHAFRDGVEDDSLYLRQRHHGLNGVSWHTRSEIRERLHSGSNNNDGQASSCPSGLHQDGTCSCTLLMTEVSSTRASIARIFVLAEALFEVLDEIHRQPGSLSLSVVSVPALESVVNSLPSKIHKKLDTALSKNDVEQCYICLADYEDGDVVRILPCHHEYHMACVDKWLKEIHGVCPLCRGDVTEAVTESFISNS, encoded by the exons ATGCCAACGGAGAAATCAGTCAGTCAAGCAAGACTGGATGGTTCTGTATTAAATTCTAATATCCAGATCTCAGTCAAGGAGTCTTCATTAAACTTTTCACAAGACCATAGGCCTTCTAGCTCCACCAATGAAAACATGAGAAATAATCAAAGCAATAATGGCATCAATTGGGACGGCTCGGAAACCTCTTGCCTGGAGATGTTCCAACCTGAGAGGACTTATGGTCTACCAAGTACCTCGAGGAAACCAGTTGATAATGTTGATGCCGCTTTAGCAACGGTATCAGAGGTTGCTAATTGTGCAAATGGTAGTTCCCATAGCTCGCCAAGTTTCTCACGTAGCATACATCAACCTGAGCTTGGAGATTTACATGCAAATGAGATTGTTAACCCCTCAGATGATGTTGTGGGAAACCACGGTACCAATACGGATTACGTTTCTGTTATTCCAAGGTTATCCTCAACTTTGCATTTTTCAAGTGAAGATCATctaggtgcaacctcttctggttCAGATGCCCAAACATCAACTGGATCAGGTGAGCAGAGAAATGGAAGTCTACTTCATGTTGATTTGGTCAGTGTCTCTTCTGATGTTCCCAGTGGCTCTGGGGAGGAAATTAGTAGCGAGTCACGGAGGAATACTAGAAGACATTTCTGGGATGCCTTTTCTAGACACAGTTCCATGACTGTTGACTCGGCAACACTATCTTCAATTTCAGAGAATAATGGTCTAGGATATCAGGACAGGTGGCTACTAGACATTGATGGTCATGCTTTTAGAGATGGGGTTGAAGATGATTCATTATACTTACGGCAGAGACACCATGGACTAAATGGAGTCAGTTGGCATACGAGATCTGAG ATAAGGGAGCGTCTTCATTCTGGATCTAATAATAATGATGGACAAGCATCTTCCTGTCCATCAGGTCTCCACCAAGATGGCACATGCTCTTGCACATTGTTAATGACTGAAGTGTCGAGCACCCGAGCCAGTATTGCACGAATTTTTGTGTTAGCTGAAGCTTTATTTGAG GTTTTGGATGAAATTCATCGCCAGCCTGGATCACTGTCACTTTCTGTGGTCTCAGTCCCAGCACTGGAATCAGTTGTCAACTCCTTGCCatcaaagattcacaaaaagcTCGACactgctttgagcaaaaatgatgTGGAACA ATGTTACATCTGCCTGGCTGATTATGAGGATGGAGACGTGGTGCGAATACTTCCCTGCCACCATGAATATCACATGGCCTGTGTCGATAAATGGCTCAAAGAAATTCATGG TGTATGCCCTCTGTGCCGCGGCGATGTTACGGAAGCTGTTACAGAGAGTTTTATCTCCAACTCATAA
- the LOC135674172 gene encoding uncharacterized protein LOC135674172 isoform X1: MGSGSSRMAPRLPRHRPRRRPRLGLAAFLCGGAAAVSAASTSSSGSSQIEDMPTEKSVSQARLDGSVLNSNIQISVKESSLNFSQDHRPSSSTNENMRNNQSNNGINWDGSETSCLEMFQPERTYGLPSTSRKPVDNVDAALATVSEVANCANGSSHSSPSFSRSIHQPELGDLHANEIVNPSDDVVGNHGTNTDYVSVIPRLSSTLHFSSEDHLGATSSGSDAQTSTGSGEQRNGSLLHVDLVSVSSDVPSGSGEEISSESRRNTRRHFWDAFSRHSSMTVDSATLSSISENNGLGYQDRWLLDIDGHAFRDGVEDDSLYLRQRHHGLNGVSWHTRSEIRERLHSGSNNNDGQASSCPSGLHQDGTCSCTLLMTEVSSTRASIARIFVLAEALFEVLDEIHRQPGSLSLSVVSVPALESVVNSLPSKIHKKLDTALSKNDVEQCYICLADYEDGDVVRILPCHHEYHMACVDKWLKEIHGVCPLCRGDVTEAVTESFISNS; this comes from the exons ATGGGTTCAGGAAGCAGTCGCATGGCCCCGCGGTTGCCGCGCCACCGGCCGCGACGCCGGCCGAGGCTCGGGCTCGCCGCCTTCCTCTGCGGCGGAGCCGCGGCCGTCTCTgccgcctccacctcctcctccggctCCTCTCAG ATTGAAGATATGCCAACGGAGAAATCAGTCAGTCAAGCAAGACTGGATGGTTCTGTATTAAATTCTAATATCCAGATCTCAGTCAAGGAGTCTTCATTAAACTTTTCACAAGACCATAGGCCTTCTAGCTCCACCAATGAAAACATGAGAAATAATCAAAGCAATAATGGCATCAATTGGGACGGCTCGGAAACCTCTTGCCTGGAGATGTTCCAACCTGAGAGGACTTATGGTCTACCAAGTACCTCGAGGAAACCAGTTGATAATGTTGATGCCGCTTTAGCAACGGTATCAGAGGTTGCTAATTGTGCAAATGGTAGTTCCCATAGCTCGCCAAGTTTCTCACGTAGCATACATCAACCTGAGCTTGGAGATTTACATGCAAATGAGATTGTTAACCCCTCAGATGATGTTGTGGGAAACCACGGTACCAATACGGATTACGTTTCTGTTATTCCAAGGTTATCCTCAACTTTGCATTTTTCAAGTGAAGATCATctaggtgcaacctcttctggttCAGATGCCCAAACATCAACTGGATCAGGTGAGCAGAGAAATGGAAGTCTACTTCATGTTGATTTGGTCAGTGTCTCTTCTGATGTTCCCAGTGGCTCTGGGGAGGAAATTAGTAGCGAGTCACGGAGGAATACTAGAAGACATTTCTGGGATGCCTTTTCTAGACACAGTTCCATGACTGTTGACTCGGCAACACTATCTTCAATTTCAGAGAATAATGGTCTAGGATATCAGGACAGGTGGCTACTAGACATTGATGGTCATGCTTTTAGAGATGGGGTTGAAGATGATTCATTATACTTACGGCAGAGACACCATGGACTAAATGGAGTCAGTTGGCATACGAGATCTGAG ATAAGGGAGCGTCTTCATTCTGGATCTAATAATAATGATGGACAAGCATCTTCCTGTCCATCAGGTCTCCACCAAGATGGCACATGCTCTTGCACATTGTTAATGACTGAAGTGTCGAGCACCCGAGCCAGTATTGCACGAATTTTTGTGTTAGCTGAAGCTTTATTTGAG GTTTTGGATGAAATTCATCGCCAGCCTGGATCACTGTCACTTTCTGTGGTCTCAGTCCCAGCACTGGAATCAGTTGTCAACTCCTTGCCatcaaagattcacaaaaagcTCGACactgctttgagcaaaaatgatgTGGAACA ATGTTACATCTGCCTGGCTGATTATGAGGATGGAGACGTGGTGCGAATACTTCCCTGCCACCATGAATATCACATGGCCTGTGTCGATAAATGGCTCAAAGAAATTCATGG TGTATGCCCTCTGTGCCGCGGCGATGTTACGGAAGCTGTTACAGAGAGTTTTATCTCCAACTCATAA
- the LOC135674172 gene encoding uncharacterized protein LOC135674172 isoform X2 produces the protein MGSGSSRMAPRLPRHRPRRRPRLGLAAFLCGGAAAVSAASTSSSGSSQIEDMPTEKSVSQARLDGSVLNSNIQISVKESSLNFSQDHRPSSSTNENMRNNQSNNGINWDGSETSCLEMFQPERTYGLPSTSRKPVDNVDAALATVSEVANCANGSSHSSPSFSRSIHQPELGDLHANEIVNPSDDVVGNHGTNTDYVSVIPRLSSTLHFSSEDHLGATSSGSDAQTSTGSGEQRNGSLLHVDLVSVSSDVPSGSGEEISSESRRNTRRHFWDAFSRHSSMTVDSATLSSISENNGLGYQDRWLLDIDGHAFRDGVEDDSLYLRQRHHGLNGVSWHTRSEIRERLHSGSNNNDGQASSCPSGLHQDGTCSCTLLMTEVSSTRASIARIFVLAEALFEVLDEIHRQPGSLSLSVVSVPALESVVNSLPSKIHKKLDTALSKNDVEQCYICLADYEDGDVVRILPCHHEYHMACVDKWLKEIHGYFT, from the exons ATGGGTTCAGGAAGCAGTCGCATGGCCCCGCGGTTGCCGCGCCACCGGCCGCGACGCCGGCCGAGGCTCGGGCTCGCCGCCTTCCTCTGCGGCGGAGCCGCGGCCGTCTCTgccgcctccacctcctcctccggctCCTCTCAG ATTGAAGATATGCCAACGGAGAAATCAGTCAGTCAAGCAAGACTGGATGGTTCTGTATTAAATTCTAATATCCAGATCTCAGTCAAGGAGTCTTCATTAAACTTTTCACAAGACCATAGGCCTTCTAGCTCCACCAATGAAAACATGAGAAATAATCAAAGCAATAATGGCATCAATTGGGACGGCTCGGAAACCTCTTGCCTGGAGATGTTCCAACCTGAGAGGACTTATGGTCTACCAAGTACCTCGAGGAAACCAGTTGATAATGTTGATGCCGCTTTAGCAACGGTATCAGAGGTTGCTAATTGTGCAAATGGTAGTTCCCATAGCTCGCCAAGTTTCTCACGTAGCATACATCAACCTGAGCTTGGAGATTTACATGCAAATGAGATTGTTAACCCCTCAGATGATGTTGTGGGAAACCACGGTACCAATACGGATTACGTTTCTGTTATTCCAAGGTTATCCTCAACTTTGCATTTTTCAAGTGAAGATCATctaggtgcaacctcttctggttCAGATGCCCAAACATCAACTGGATCAGGTGAGCAGAGAAATGGAAGTCTACTTCATGTTGATTTGGTCAGTGTCTCTTCTGATGTTCCCAGTGGCTCTGGGGAGGAAATTAGTAGCGAGTCACGGAGGAATACTAGAAGACATTTCTGGGATGCCTTTTCTAGACACAGTTCCATGACTGTTGACTCGGCAACACTATCTTCAATTTCAGAGAATAATGGTCTAGGATATCAGGACAGGTGGCTACTAGACATTGATGGTCATGCTTTTAGAGATGGGGTTGAAGATGATTCATTATACTTACGGCAGAGACACCATGGACTAAATGGAGTCAGTTGGCATACGAGATCTGAG ATAAGGGAGCGTCTTCATTCTGGATCTAATAATAATGATGGACAAGCATCTTCCTGTCCATCAGGTCTCCACCAAGATGGCACATGCTCTTGCACATTGTTAATGACTGAAGTGTCGAGCACCCGAGCCAGTATTGCACGAATTTTTGTGTTAGCTGAAGCTTTATTTGAG GTTTTGGATGAAATTCATCGCCAGCCTGGATCACTGTCACTTTCTGTGGTCTCAGTCCCAGCACTGGAATCAGTTGTCAACTCCTTGCCatcaaagattcacaaaaagcTCGACactgctttgagcaaaaatgatgTGGAACA ATGTTACATCTGCCTGGCTGATTATGAGGATGGAGACGTGGTGCGAATACTTCCCTGCCACCATGAATATCACATGGCCTGTGTCGATAAATGGCTCAAAGAAATTCATGGGTATTTTACTTAA